Part of the Vigna angularis cultivar LongXiaoDou No.4 chromosome 1, ASM1680809v1, whole genome shotgun sequence genome, ACCTGAAATCAGCAgcacaaattaattaaatacaattgAATTGAAATTCAAGGTGATACATGATTATTGATGTTTGATGCAAGCAACAGTACCAAATACAAATAAACTTAAGATCAACTATGTGGGTGCATTTTATGCATTTAGATGCCTTACTTGCACCTGTATATATATGGCTTTTCCTTACTGCTCTCATCAGCTGTGTTATGAGAATTTATAGATGTGCAAATAACTTTGACATGCTACTTACATTGATACAGACAGAGGACTTTGTATAACATTCCTTAAAACTTATTTATGAAATACAAGTCAGCTAAATTATGATAGAATAATCTGTTGGGGTTCTTAACTAGGGGTTTGTCCTACTACGTAGAAGTTCTTGCTGGGTTATTATATTTGgtttaatgaaaagaaagatgGCAAATTCCCAAGCAGCGTACAGTTGATAATATTCTGTGCATAGCTTGGGtagtatttgaaaaaaatacatCAGGGACTGTTGCCatggttttaaatatattttcaaataggATCGCATTTTTAGCATATCTCCTGCTTTCTGTCCATGATTGTTCAAGAGTGTGACTACAAATGTAGCTGTTTTATCATGCAGAGAGTTAGTTCTTTCTTTTTTGCTATCATTATTCTCCTTTGATGTTTTTTCAAATGATGcttcattaattataatatttttttccatctACATATTAGATAACCTCCTCTCCTTTTGTGAAGATTAAGAGCTTCCACCTTTTCTTTTGGCCAAATGTATTCccatcttttaaaaataaatttgagtgtctaagaataaaaacaaaacacaagaaaTAGGAATAatagaaggaaagaaagagaagtCCCTGGTATTATAGCAATCATATAAAGAAGTTAATAGCTAACCTCTTTACCCTTCAAGTCCTGAGCCTTAATTTTGATCAATTCAGCCTCCCCCAAGAATTCTTCCTACAAATGCACAacacatataaataatattttgcaaATGCAAGAAACTAAAGTTACCTATGCACTAAATATTCTGCCTATGCTCAGTTTCTCACAAACTAAACAGAAGCCAGGAAAAACAGAAGATACGTGGAGCCAACCTCACAACGTTCTTGAAGTAGCCTAATTGGAACCATTTCAGATTCCACAAGCCATCTTGCctggaaaaatgaaaattttaaaatcaatagtAAATTATAAAGGAAAGAGAGACATAATGTTTACTccaaaaagatgaaaatttacaaattaaGGTTTTCATCAAATAAAGTATACAAGATCAAATACTGACCAGCTTGATAAGACGAGAACGCGAATCTTCTGGCATTGTATGCTGTAACCAAGGAGACAGTAGCACATAATTACAATAAGTGGGTTTACTACAAACAATACAGTAAGAAATTGAAACAGTATTCACTGTCTCCCTCCAGTCACAAATGAAACACCGACAATACATATAAAGAGCTCATATATTTACAAACATTCAAAATCAAAGGCATTAATCAAAAGTAAGAAAAGTCATTGCCACAACTAAATGTTCAAAAtctcaaataatatataatatataatatatctaagaCACAACTGAGATTTCATAACAAGAATTGGTATTTTCAGGgaaatttttttcattgcaATTTTCTTACTCTCCTTGATACAGGTGTGAATtaaggttttaaaaatgaaaataagtcACAGTAAACATGAAACAGCAATAACAATAGCCTTATCCCGTTAAGGGAAATCAGCTAAACGTATTAAATTACATCATTGGCCACAGATGAAAACCAACTTCCTACAAATAGTATTCACCATGAGATCCCCTGCTCAATAATTCTACCATTGTTATTCCTAGTCTCCTTTGACACCATTTCAAAATGCCAAAAACCAAGTACTCTAAACTCCCAACCACTAACCTACTCTGCATGTGGTGAAACCATTTTAACCAAGTTCTTATCATCTTTACTCGATACTTGTCATACCAATATCTTTTTGTATAGAGCCATTCAACATCATGCCCTTTTCAAGTGGCCCAAAATccatttaacattttaatttctaCGACCCTCACCTTTCTAAAGTCAATCATTTACTATCATAATTTAATTGGTTGTATAGCAAAACTATAAAACTTCCCTTTGAATTTGATAAGTAATTTGGGTTACAAATTACCCTTGATACCATTTTTGTTATAACCACCTAAATTCTATAGGAGGCACAAATACAACACATGATGCAGATGTAACACGGACCAAATAATGGGGTAAATTAAAAGCTATAGACTATAAATCAATGTAAATTTAAcagaaaagaatatttttaatcaggagagaatttatattttgaaatagaaCTAGACATagtaaacataataaaatggtaagagtTATCTAATTAATATAGCATTCAGTGTTACTGACacaaaagtttaaatataaatataaggaaaaaacatacacaagcaaaaCTAAAGCAATTGACAAGTCCAACACAACACAGctactataaaaaaaaaggttaatgtAACATTTCAAAAAAGCTGTGACCCAGCATCATGAATTTTGAATTCTCCGTGACCTCAGTTACAATAAATTCATTCACATTTGGGGATCTTGGTGACCAGACTTCGGTCACATTTGTTGTCCACAATATCCCGCAAGATCAAGGATCACAATGAAACCTTGGGTTTGTGTTTCTTAGTTATTATGCCATTTGATCTTATTGAcacaaaagttaaaatatatattaaacaaaaacttataaaatgCAACAAAGGTGTATTTGACATTTCCAAGCAACATATAAGCAATACAAGCCGCTACTGTTTGCTTGTTAGTTATTACAGCATTCAATCCTAGagttataaaagtttaaaatgtataagtacataattataaaacaaaaaactttcaAAGTGTCCCTGCAGATTTCGTGTTGCTCATGACACGGCTAATATTCAGATGTTTGCACGTATTAGTTGATTGATACGGAAAAGAAAAGTGTGTGTTTGTGAGAGAGAGAATATAAGCTATAAGACATAGCTAGGAGGAAAAAAGaaggaagataaaaaaaatgaagaagacTGACAATCAACTATATCACAAGAGCAAAGCAGCAGCATAACTCACATCTTGAGCCATCTGGGTCACTATATCAGCAAAATTCGAAGCTATTTTGTCACTGGAAGCTTGTTCTGAAAATATGACAGAATCCAAAGCAACTTTACACTTGGGAAACGGCAGTTCACCCCTAACCTGGTAGAACCAGAACAAAAAGTCAGTCCCTTATCACAAAATGAAGTAATTCGTAGCATTGAAGTCGACACCCAAAttccaaaatttcaatttaaaccccaaataaaaaaataaagaaacaacgAAAATCGTGATTAGTTAGTACCATAGTCCAACAGAGCTCGTAGAGGAATCGCAGCATGGGGACAGCTTGGGAGACCTTGAGGGCAGGGTTGCCACTCCTCCATTCGCGAACACACTCCTCTGTTACGTATACAGACTCTGTGGATGAAAGAGACATTTGGACGAAGGTGGAAGCGTGAGATTCGAGGTTCGGGAATGAATCGAGAGGGAGGGTTTAAGAAAGAATCATGCTTCCATGGACCAAATGCAAATTGAGACCATTTTAGGGTTttcagagaagagagaagaaagaaggaagaagggGTTAGCCTTTGGGACAACAATGTGGATTgtgattgaatttttattttacccaagaaaaaaaaacttagctacgaacatttatataatttcgGTTAAACTTTCGCGTTTTTTTAATTCAACCATTATCATTTAAACTAGTTTAGCTAGCAGagtaaaatattgttaaaaataaaattatttaattcaaccATTATCATTTAAACTAGTTTAGCTAGCAGagtaaaatattgttaaaaataaaattagaattaatttatataaatatatgacgTCCATTCCTtcaaaaaagcaaaaagaatCAATGAGAACATGTCGatgcaataaataaaaatataatttattttccatGCATAAGTATTACAAAAAATGTGCTAGTATTCCAATGGAGAGTTAATTGagaagttttcaaattttaaagactaaatataatacaaaaatttaataacagcAATTAAAAGTTCtcaaattaaatgtaaaatttcatttttttaaaagtgtattacttttttaataagtGGATATTATCTTTAACTTCAGTGATCCATTCTGCATGTTAAGATTGAAGTATATTGCCATAAAAAACTTTGGATAACACAATTAGTTACAAGTGGAagtttttttcaattctttgaTTTATGTGTTTAATGCTTGTTGTGCCTTTATCCCGTGACTTGATCTTTTGTTTTTGAGGTGTTGAAAAATATCCTTTAAacctaaaactaaaattaaatacttaaatgGAGTTTGTATCTTGACGTAAAacataattcattaataatcttaaaattatagaattttatacatggtttttttttatagagaATTTAATGAATTGGAACTTCATAAATTATCACATGCTCAAAATCATTATGAacagtatttaaatatatttgtgagTTAATTTTGacttgaatgtaaaatttaCGTGTTTGTGAATGCATAAAATGAAgtgaatgaaatatatttttgacatttGTACATACTCTACTTTAAATTTATGTTGCATACCAACTGtaacaaaaaaatgttttggGTTTTTACAAACTTTGTTGTCTGGTTAAGTTGTTAATTGCAAGAGTTATCATGTGTTGTATAAGTCCTTTTGaagataatgatatttatcATTTGCTATGTGCAATCGATACACTTGTCGTTTTGTCCTATAAAGGTTCAAGActtaatataaactaaaaacatacataatcaaatatattgtCAATAACAAAATTGACATAATCATAAATTCAATGAATTATGATATGCCAAATAATGATGTTAACGAGGCATAATCTCCCAATCAATGATATTATGAAGACATAATTCATCAATCAATGATATTGCCAATAAATTACCTTAATAATCCATATTTGCCTATTGATAACTTAATGACACCTCACGAGGCTAAAGACATTATTCTTAGGAGGATCATTATGGGCATGACTAAAAGGGTGACTTTTTCTCACATTCTTTGAGcttttttaccatttttctttgtgattagTTTATAATTTGGTGTGTTCATTTTGTAGGTTTGCTGATGGCATCCCCTTTTCGAGgttgttaatttatataagaaCGAAGGGCCTAGCTAAAGGGAGTGTGCTCATCACACCCCTACTTTTGCTAAAAGGACACACTTCGAATGGAAAAGATAGCATCTTAAAAAGGGAGACTACAGGGGGCTACCTTTGTGAACTGTTCACAGAGATAACACCCTCTCAACTTTATTTTaccaaaataacataatataggTTTTTATTTACCAAGATAACACACTTTTACTTTTCTAGTTCAATATTTCGGATTaattttgaacatgtttttgcattagcatgtttttttttaacaaaaactcCAAGAGCATGTTCAAAACTCAATTTCTAAAAAACTGATTTCTAAACTAgcacagtaaaaataaataaaacctaCAAAACCTACAATATGTTGTTTTGgttaaaatgaaattgatatATCTAAATTATATGATTGTTTTTGGTACATTAGCTTACATTTCttttttgtatgtttgaatgcttgTGTTATCTTTTGGAATGATCACCTAAATGGTATAAGATGATGTCTTGGTGGATCAAGTGTTGGTTAGTGCGGTGAAAGCTTAGAGTAGGATGCTTAGAGTAGGATGTCTCTGTTTCCTTATAAATTTGACCTTTGTAAAACTCTAGCATTACACTTTTGGTTTTAGTGTAAGGGAACTCTCAATGGTATAAGTTTTTGGTATGTGTGTATATTTGTTGTTATAGTTATATATGAGATAAGTGTAATAGTCTTATTTACACTTTCTTTGGGAATTATTTGTCTTTCAACGGTTtgtgtgatatttttttttttgtagttgtATACTACTAAAATGGGAATATagtgaattttaaaaaacttaaagcATAAAACAACGTGTAATACATTGTATGAAGTTATgcatatatataaatgaaaaaataaattatattttgtattttaaaagttCTAAgatatttgaattgaaaaaagaGAACATATTTATCTTAACATATCGTTTCTAGAATGTAATAAGGAGAGAGTGTGAGGAGAGAAACAATAGGTTAGAAAAAAGTGAGTAACTACATTAAAGTTAAAGTTGACATTACAGCTTATTTGAGATCACTCTTAAAAGTTGCAATTACAAAAGAGTGAGTTTATGGATTTGAGTTTGTGTTGTTTGCGTTAAGATGTCTTGATGAAGAAGTTACATCAATGTCAATGGTGTGGCTATTATCCTCAAACTGTTTCCACCTTTGGAGTGCTTCTGGTAATGTCATATCAAAGTCAATTTCATATGCTTCATCAACATTTGTTTCCGAAGGCTTCCACACTTGAACAAGAGGAGACAACACATTCACCACATGACTCATGTCAGGGCGTTGGTGAGGCTCCCTTGCACAACAATGTCCTGCTAACCCTGCAACAATGCTAATACTCAGTAACGTTTCATCATCAACCTTAATTGTTGGATCAATGGTTGTTGGGAATGAatctttatttattaacatCTTGCGAAACCATGTAACGAGGTGGATGTGCTCTTCTGGTAGACTGTCATCAAGTGCCTTCCTTCCTGTTATCATCTCCATAAGAATAACTCCAAAACTATACACATCAACCTTTGTTGTAAGTCGCCCAGTAGCTGCACAATTGCATGACATTCTCATATTAGTGCATTGAATATTTACACATGAAAGACATTTTGAGTATCTTTTAGTTGTATTTTGATGCATGAGAAACAAAGTTATGTTTAATCTACCTGCATATTCTGGTGCCATGTATCCAAAAGTTCCAGCCAGTCTAGTTTGAAACGAGGTTTTCCCTTCAGGAGCAAGTCGAACGAGTCCAAAGTCTGATACTTTGGCTCGCATATCATCTCCAAGCAAAATGTTGGATGGTTTAAGATCTCTGTGAATAAAAATCTGCTGTGCCAAACCATGGAGATATTCAACACCTCTAGCAACATCCAATGCAATACTAAGTCTTGTCTTCCATTCAAGTGGTTTTAGCCCCTCTTCTTTCCAGTTTATCAAATGTCTACTAAGAGCACCTTGAGGCATGCATTCATACACAAGAAGTCTTTCACTACCATCTAAGCAAAACCCCAAGAGTGCAACCAAATTTCTGTGTCGAACCTTGGTGAGCACAGCAATTTCAGACGTGAACTCACTCTGCCCTTTTTGATCTACAAATCCTGTTGATTGCATCCTTTTCACTGCAATCTTTGTCCCATCATGCAATTCCCCTTTGTATACAGTGCCAAATCCCCCTTTTCCCAAAATGTTTCCCTCACTAAAGTTGTTAGTTGCTTCTCTCAAAATTTGAATTGGAATTAACATGTTACTTGCTTCTCCTTTATAAACACTTTGTGAAGGACTTAACAATGAACTAATATTTCCACTGTTTATCATTGCAACATTTCCATCCCCATAACGAGGAGGTATCACAATTGTGCTTTGCTGTTGAAGCTTACCCTCGTACTTTGCCTTTCTTCTAAACTTAACAAGTATCAAAACCCCAGCAACAAGTAAAACAACAACCATTACCGTAACTCCAACAATTATTGcagtattattgttttttacGTGACCTACATGACCTGAATTAGTTTGTTCATTCTTTCCAATGTCAGGATTCCCTTCATATTTAACATCCACACCTTCACGAAATGATGGCACTTTGCCGTATATATCATTGTTGGAAACATCTAACTCTTGTAAATGAGGCAAACTAGCAAGTTCATTTGGTATAGTACCCGTGAGATTATTGTtagcaaaaaatatttttgtcaccGAAGTAAGACCAGCAAAACATGGACAGATAGTGCCAGACAAACCCATGTTTTGAAAGTTGATAACCGAAACATTCCCCCCAGAACAGATCACACCTGTCCATCTATTTGCACACGGATCATTACCTTGCCAACTTTGAGCAAAATTTAAAGGATACCCTAAAGGTTGAACAATAGATAGTAAAACATTTACAAGGGGACTACATGATTGCTCCACCACGTTTGTGCAATACTGATTTCTCCCCTTATCCATGTTGTTGTCGACTGCTACACCATCTTTGAACCTAGGAGGGGATCCTTGAAGAAGGTTATTTGTTAAGTTCACAAACTTCAAACTTGGTAAAGCAACTAAAGAGGGTGGAACAACACCAGTCAACTGGTTATCCCTCAAGTTAACATCATAAAGTTGATCATGGTGTGACAAATCTGGTATAGGACCAGTGAAGGAATTCCCATTAGCCCATATTTGCTTCAAAGATTTCATTTTGCTTAAAACAGCTAGGGTGCCATTGAGTTTAGAGTTGCCGTTTTGTCCATTCACCAAAAGATTCTCTATTGAACTACCCGAAAGGCTTGCAGGCAATCCACCTTCTAAAAAATTATCAGACAAAGCTAAGAAAACCAAACCTGCAAAGGGACCATCTCTGCCAAAAAAATCTGGGATTGTCCCAGCAAGGCCAGCACTCTGAGCACTAAAAGTTTGGAGTGCTACACAGTCCTTGAGACTGGTAGGAATGTTCCATTGAGAGAAGGGGTTGTTGTCAATTGTCACCTCTTGCAAACTGCTCATGCCCTTGAAGAAATCACTGGGAAATAAGTTGAAGTTGTTGTCATGGATTACCAACTTCTGCAAGGATTTTGAGAGGTAAGGGAATGCCCCTGTAAGATTATTGTCTTGACACTCAAACCGGGTCAATGCCGTTAACATCGCAAGCTCTTTGGGGAGAGTCCCTTGGAGGTTTTGATTCCCAATCTGAATAGCTTTCACACGTTTTGATGAATCACACACAACATGTTTCCATTTGCATATATCCTGACCTATCCATTCGAAGCTAAGAGGGGCATTGATGGTGCTCTTTAAAATTCCCATTACGTTTGCATCTTGACATCTAATCGAGATAACAAAGAAAGAGAGAACAAAAAGAAGATCATAAAAGAAGAGACCTCCAAAACCCAGTTCATGCTTCCTCATATTTAATCACCTTTTTCAaatcatatgaagaaaaagaaagctgGGTCGGAATGATGATGGAGAATCCCGAAAGGGTTTAAGGGGGACTTTATCACATTGCATCTGATAAGGACAAGGAGGAGAAGCCCTCCAAAGAAAGAAGCGAAATGCAGAAGGAAAGAAATTGCAGACGAAGTTTTGTTTAGGTTATGGAGAAAATGGTGGAAGACAGACACATGCATGTGTGGACCCCTATTCTCTGGAAGTTTCAAAAATCAGTGGTTTGCATTGCATGTTTTAGTTCCACTCTTCTGACTGAACATAATGTTTGtagtaaattaattattcacattaaaaaattaaataaaatcatatttttatatactcactaaatatttctttttttaattattattattattattatacacaTATGCTAATTTGGATGTTAAATGcttaattttgttaaactaaagtataacaaaaaaaatgaacaagtgATTATTTCTTTATGGGAAGATCTCAACTTGACAAACAAAATggttttcaaataatatacctatatttatatttaagataaCAGTTTATAGATAATTATGAAATatgtttattctattttcttttgttacacAAAGTGGAgactaaataatatttatgattaaagtaaaattattctatttttacaCTTTAAATAGGACAGTCATTGACTAGTATATCAGTTTTTGAGCTTAAATTCAATGATGCAATATAAAAGCTTTCCAAAGTGGtatatcatttataaattattgtgaagcagtttttttacttttaatcctttcacttttctcataatttttttatgattatgtacaattttgaaaaaaaaaaagtgtttatatacttgaaaataaaattatatatatatatattgtgtattATAACAGACTAAATATTTCTTAGAATCTATTATTAAAAGTactctatatatttattttctaattcataCTTTtgattacatatttttaaatttaagttttatgttttataatgcatatttataaattgaaattgttAAACAGGAGAtccatttattaaaaatgtctgttaaattatattacacGTGTTGggtatacaatatttttataaagtagtttataataacatatattatttcttaactttgtttttcttcattcattttttgttttgtttcaagatattaagatatttataatgaattttaaaatatttatttgtcaggaaatttgaaaaaaaaattgtcagtAAATTAAATCAAGATCACCGTCTGATGATAAATGTATATAAAGGCTTAACccactttttcaaattttcgtCTCATATACTGAAATTAGCTAATTAGGTGTTTtcgaataaaaagataaaaaataattgaaattttacaGAAAATTGACTAATTGATCCATTTCGTGTTGAATAAGAATTGAAGATGCTCCTAATATAACAAAGTACACATTTCAATTTCACTCCCAAAACTACCCAAACCCAAACCCTTTCGCAATTGTTTCTGCAACCCTCTCAGATCGCTCGTTCCGTTAAGTACCATTCTCAAgccctaaccctaaccctagcTGTTGCAATTATTCGCCAATTCAGTTCCTATTCGCACAACCATGGCTACGACTTTGGTGAGTTCCGCAGGTGGGATGCTGGCGATGCTCAACGAGCCCCACCTCTCGCTCAAGCTTCACGCGCTCTCCAACCTCAACAACTTGGTCGACACCTTCTGGCCCGAGATCTCCACTAGTCTGCCTAAGATGTGAGCATTCTCCTTTTTTCCTTCGATCTCTGTTTTTTTTGCGAATTTGGATTTGGGTTTTGCGTGTGCTTTTTGTTTACACGAAAGTAATATGGTTTCAATTGCTGCGCGCTTTTAGTTTCTCTGAGTGTATTGATCAATAAAGAAGAATAAAGAACTGGTTAATTGTTGTAATTcaattgtattatatttaattgcGGTTTAGTAGCCAAAGGGG contains:
- the LOC108323384 gene encoding receptor protein kinase TMK1, with the protein product MRKHELGFGGLFFYDLLFVLSFFVISIRCQDANVMGILKSTINAPLSFEWIGQDICKWKHVVCDSSKRVKAIQIGNQNLQGTLPKELAMLTALTRFECQDNNLTGAFPYLSKSLQKLVIHDNNFNLFPSDFFKGMSSLQEVTIDNNPFSQWNIPTSLKDCVALQTFSAQSAGLAGTIPDFFGRDGPFAGLVFLALSDNFLEGGLPASLSGSSIENLLVNGQNGNSKLNGTLAVLSKMKSLKQIWANGNSFTGPIPDLSHHDQLYDVNLRDNQLTGVVPPSLVALPSLKFVNLTNNLLQGSPPRFKDGVAVDNNMDKGRNQYCTNVVEQSCSPLVNVLLSIVQPLGYPLNFAQSWQGNDPCANRWTGVICSGGNVSVINFQNMGLSGTICPCFAGLTSVTKIFFANNNLTGTIPNELASLPHLQELDVSNNDIYGKVPSFREGVDVKYEGNPDIGKNEQTNSGHVGHVKNNNTAIIVGVTVMVVVLLVAGVLILVKFRRKAKYEGKLQQQSTIVIPPRYGDGNVAMINSGNISSLLSPSQSVYKGEASNMLIPIQILREATNNFSEGNILGKGGFGTVYKGELHDGTKIAVKRMQSTGFVDQKGQSEFTSEIAVLTKVRHRNLVALLGFCLDGSERLLVYECMPQGALSRHLINWKEEGLKPLEWKTRLSIALDVARGVEYLHGLAQQIFIHRDLKPSNILLGDDMRAKVSDFGLVRLAPEGKTSFQTRLAGTFGYMAPEYAATGRLTTKVDVYSFGVILMEMITGRKALDDSLPEEHIHLVTWFRKMLINKDSFPTTIDPTIKVDDETLLSISIVAGLAGHCCAREPHQRPDMSHVVNVLSPLVQVWKPSETNVDEAYEIDFDMTLPEALQRWKQFEDNSHTIDIDVTSSSRHLNANNTNSNP